AAAACAatccattaataatattatcattgcatGAAGCATGAACacgatttattaatgttatctttaattatgattatgactACGGGAATGGGAGGTTATTTTTAGATCAATAAGAAATTACAATAACCaccaataattgataatactattattattttgtcttgtgtatagttttatactttaataactaatttcatTGCCATATTACCATAGAGTATAGACAAGTATATTACATTGCGCTGTGATAGTGTGCTTTAGTAGTTTAgtgttttactgttttactaAAAGAGTATAGactttattattctattattatttaccttatttttttctgctgtaatttgtgaataattattaattacatcttaaaaaaaatgtccaatAAACGGCAGTTGACATTGTTCAATTTTATGTCATCTAAATCTAAAAAGACTAGAAACGCCCAAAGCAGTGAGTACccattacttaaatttttaataaatttttaattttttcaaacaagttttttcttattacacaatatgacattcttatacatagtatactaaattctagtataattttagatcgtttatttttatagttttagtataactattaattattattactaaataaattttatttcaatctaAGGAAACGCAGAAAAACTAGATAGTATTGCCACATGTGTGAATAATACCATACACGAAGACTGTTCAATTGGTAAGTAAtatatgttacatattatgttaagtattAGAATACAGAttcttattatgtattaattacaatttttaaaaattattatttattatgatcactaaattatttgaattgcaCTTTAAGGAAACACAGAAAAACTAGAAAACATTGCCACATGTgtgaataatatcataaatgaaGACTGTTTAATTGgtaagtaataattgttacaaattattatgttaagtaaTAGAATAAagattcttattatttattaattatacctaattttaaaaaaattacttattatgattactaaattatttgaattgcaCTTTAAGAAAACACAgaaaaactagaaaatattGCCACATGTGTAAAGAACATCATCCATGAAGAAGATTTAATtggtaagtaataaatatatattatagaatcatTCATTACCTATAgaaatttttgtattgatcACATttaagaatgttttttttaacatttatattttaattcttattattaaaaacccatttattttaatttttaaagataatgaTTTGGAGGCTGTTGTAACTAACACTATTTCATTTGACAATGTTAACGATGAACATGAAAAATTCATAGTTGgttagtaaaacaaaaaaaagtaccaatgttatattaatatgtgtttatttattaataattcatgatttagctataattgttatattatattttagattttatatcgaattcttatttattaatgttagttAAGAATATCAGaaataacattgtattttattgcttctatttcaatattgttacaaaaaaagtaatgcatgtttattattttttattagattttactgAAATATCAACTTCTGAACTATCAACAAGTTCTACTGAAAATTCAAAGTGTGAAATTGACTGTGATCGCGATCCAGCAAGAAATTCTAAAAATGCATATAGTTTACTTTGTTCTGGTTTTGGTCCATATCAGCCAACTAATTATAACTTTCCTAAAGTTAAAGGTAGACAATTTAGAAAAGaatggtatttaaaatttccatgGCTTGAGTACAGTCCTTCAAAAGAttctgtattttgtttttattgtcgtGCGTTACCATCTGCCAGTTGTGATAAAGCATTTGTAACTAATGGTTTTAAATCTTGGAAAAAAATGAAcgaatattctaataatattataaccttttGTTGCCGTCGACAACACAAATAACGCTCTGTGCCTGTCTTAAGTTTCCTTCTAAACTAGTTACCCGTTTTTTGCGTTTTTTAGTTCACTAAATCCGGAAAAGTGCGTGCTTCGACTGGTCTCGTTTTTGAGTCAATCTgattactattttttctaaattttttactttcaatCATTTGTTAATTAACGTGTGCGCATCATTgaaaggtaataatttattataagttatactatCACCTAATTACGGTTGAATTCTTATCGACATCGATAAGCAGCGTCGACCCGTGGAGGCTATCTCGTAATTCGAATCCGGCACGTGCCAAGGTCGCCGCCTATCTTTGTTGTCTACGCCGGGTGCATATTATTTggcctatttattttttgctaaGGCGCTTTATTTTTGCCCTTTGTTTATCCGCACGTTTTTCACCAATTAGTCGAAAACACATAATGACTCAAAACAATGATCTTCTTTCTTCCGAGTTAAACAAATGGACTAAAAGCATGCTCGTTGACTATATAGTGGCGCAGACTCTGCCCGTTGGTGTGAAGCTAAGTGACGACTTGTCtaagtttttaaaagattCTTCTTCTGATCCTGTATTGCCTCCGCATGGAAACTCAGTTGATATTGCTAATATTCTCCAATCCGTGGTTGTGGAGCTCAAATCCGTGGCTCTTAGTAACGCTAAGCTACATGATAAGCTCAACCACCTCAATGCGGCACCTAATGCCCAAACTCCCAAATCAAATGCTCAACTCTTTAAAGTGCCAGTTGATGTACACCCGAACTCGGTTACGGGTATTCGTTCTACTCAACCCACAAATCAATTGACTGCCAGTCAATCTTCGtctgtaaaatcaaaattcattgTTGGTTCTGTAAAGAACTCATCTTCCAAGTTGTCATCAGTGCCTGTGCGTAAGCATGTTGATATTTTTGCATCGAGGCTTGATCCGAGTGTTACAACTGCCCTGCTAGAATCTGAATTATTCAATGGTTACCCAGACGTGACCATCAACAAAATGGTTACAAGGCATCCATCATACTCTTCGTTCCATATTCGTCTGCCTGCGGATAAGCTGGATATTGTCCTCAATCCTGCATTCTGGCCCGATGGTGTAATGGTCAAACGTTTTTGGGGTCGTCTTGCTCCTGAGATGATTCAAGACGCCACTCCAAAAAACTGATATCTTCATGTTCGTCTACCTGTCCTCCTCTTAGTGTGGCATACGCTCCACCCACTTTCAGATCTGGTGTTGTGAAACACCGCGAAAAACTTATCAGCCAAGGAGTGAAGCTACCCATAGGCTACTATCAAAACTGTAGAGGTCTTAGAACCAAACTTTgtctttttaaatgtaatgttgctgtgtttaattatattttcatttgtttaacTGAAACGTGGCTTACTAATAGCTTCCAAGACACGGAATTAGGTTTACACTACTATGTTGTATTTAGGTGCGATAGAAGTAGTCAATCCAGTAATTTTAGTAGAGGAGGAGGAGTTCTCGTTGCCATTCGTAACGATGTGGTCCATAACTTGTTACCTGCACTCATTAACaatgttgaatatttattcgttaaattttatgtaaataataatgcttatATTGTTTGTTCCGTATACATTCCTCCTAGTAGCCCTATCCCGGTATATGAGTCCTTTATGTCTGCTGCTCAATATATTATCGACGCCAATCCTGGTTCCGTATTTATTTTCTCTGGTGATTTTAACCTTCCTGACCTATCCTGGTCTAATGACGATTTTGGCTTAATTTATTCTTCCTCTGGCCCTGTAGTCCACTGTGTTCCTGACGTTTTCgcatataataactttttccaGCTAAATCACATACCCAACTCCAATGGAAATTTCCTTGATCtagttttttcaaatgattctCGGATCATTATAGAGAAATCCGTTACTGGAGTGGTTCCTTGTGATCCTTATCACCCAGCCTTAGTTTTTATGATTCATTTTGTAGATGACTTACCATCTATTGATAgatgtcataaatattataattttcgtaAGGCCTGTTATCCTCGTATTAGTGCCTTCTTATCATCGTTTAACTGGTTAGAAACCTTAGCAACAACCGATATTGATTCTGCTACGTGTGCATTGTACGATGCATTGCATTGCTGTGTTACAAGTTTTGTACCTTTAGTTGTTTTCAAACCTTCTAAATTTCCATCCTGGTTctctaaaaatctaaaaaacattgtttttgcCAAGAAAGAAATGCACGCTAAATACAAAGCATCACGTAACCCTGCTGACTATAACAAGTTCTCTAACCTGCGCGCtcagtataagtattattataaaaagtgcTATAAAACATTTCTGGATAACACTGAAAACAAGCTTAAAGTTAATCCTCGTTTATTCTGGGACTTTGTACGTAAGCGTAGATCTAGCAATGGTATTCCCAACTCTGTTCACCTCAATGATCTAACTGCCACTGGTCCTGAATCCATCTCCAGTCTTTTCTCATCCTACTTTAACTCAGTTTATGTGCCTCCCCAGCAAGTAGCCTACCTGTTATTCCATTTGCGCAGCATACTTTACCATCTGACTGCATCTTTAGTGTCGATGATGTCGAGAACGGGTTAGCTgatctaaaaaatgtacactcCGTTGGCCCTGATGGTCTATCTGGGACCTTTTTGTATAACATCAGATCTGTCCTCTGTTTTCCTTTATGGTTACTCTTCAGGCGTTCAATGGATGATGGAATTTTTCCATCAATGCTTAAAATCAGCTCAGTCACCCCTGTGTTCAAATCTGGTGACAAATCTAACGTCACGAATTATCGACCCATTTCGATTCTAAGTCATATTACCAAGCTTTTCGAACACTTAGTACTGCATTCCATTCAGCCCTCGGTTGACTCTGTACTAGTCGACGAACAATATGGTTTCCGACCCGGACGTTCTTCCACTTCGAACctaattgtgtttaataattttgtcctTGAGGCATTTGAAAATCGCTCCCAGGTAGACGTGATTTACACGGATTTTGTGTAAGCATTTGACCGTGTCGACCACGCTATCCTCATTGACATCCTCTATAAGTCCGGTTTTGGCGAACCTATTTTGTCCTGGTTTAAATCGTACCTGTCCGGTCGTGTCCAGTGGGTTAATGTGCTTGGATCAAAATCTGCTGTCGTCCCTGTTCCATCTGGTGTTCCCCAAGGTGGTCACTTGTCTCCTCTGcttttttcgttatttataaatggaatTACGAAGGCTGTTCCTAAGTGTAGATTCCTTATGTTCGCTGACGACCTGAAACTTTTCCGAAAAATCGAATCTGAAGCTGACTGTCTCGCCCTTCAGAAAGAGTTAGATTCCATTAGCTTATGGTTTAGCACTCTTGGCCtacaatttaatactaataaatgcAAAGCTATGTCCTTCACAAGGCGCCGGTTGGTATTCGATTATTCTTACACTATCAATGGTTCAGTGATTGATAGAGTTGCAAGCAATAGCGACTTGGGCGTTCTTTTCACTGCCGATCTGAACTTCCGCCCTCACATTGACTCCATCTGCTGCCGAGCCCTCAAATCGCTTGGCTTCGTAATGCGCACCATGAATGAGTTCAAGCTGGCTGGATCTCTCAAGACTGTCTATTGCTCTTTAGTCCGAAGCATGCTAGAGTATGCGTCTGTGCTTTGGGACCCATTTGTGGTAATTGATTCTTGCCACTTAGAGCGAGTACAAAGGCGCTTTCTGTCGTCTGCAGCTTACATGCTAAAAATTGTCCATCCTCCCCATGACTATATTCCAGTATTGCGCGCACTTGGCCTTATATCTTTAGCAGATAGGCGCGTTAAAGCTAATCTGgcctttttaaaaaagttaatcgaTGGTTCCCTAAACGCCCCTTCACTGCTCGTCCAAGTAAACTTTAAAGTTCCTCATCAGGCCACAAGGTCTCGAGTTCCTTTTGCTGTACCTCTCCACTGTACCAATTAcggtaaaaataaaccaattgaCCGCATGATGCGGTTGGCTAACGAGGACCCCTCCTTTCTCAGTTTAccttaatattgtgttatttttgtacatttattgtatgtaattttgCTTGTGtcctaattattttagtttatatttactgtGCCTGTAATTCCGctgtattttctttttaggCCGTCACCCCTTGTATATGTTAGCTATCTTATTTTActgaattattgttatgaacTGTACTAAATAAGGAATTTTTTATTCcgtgaattaattaattaataaataaataaataatcattccAAAAGTGTTGGCCATAAAGAATCTTTGACAAAATATGCTGGTTTCAAATCAGCTATTAAACAGGGTAGTGTCATATCTAAAATTGATAGTAATCACAGCAAAGTAGTAAAAGAGAATAGAGAATACATAAGATGTTTATTGGAGACTATTCTATACTGTGCTTATCAAAGAATTCCAATTCGAGGTCATAGAGAAAATGAAGATTCTGAAAACATGggaaattttttagaattgaTGAAATTACGTGCAAAAgacaatactattttaaatcgttactttttacaaaaatagaaaTCTTTCAGATATGTAACTGGTACACAtactaatgaatttattaatttaatggctACATTTGTAACAAAAAACACAATCAAAGCCATACAATCAGCtggtatttatagtttattaattgatgAAACTCAAGATCTTGCTAGGCATGAACAAGTATCATTCATCATACGTTATGTTGATAGTAATTTAAGCCCCCACGAAGATTTCATAGGATTTTTTAGAACAGACCGAACAGATGGTGAGTCCTtgactaatttaataaaagtagtactcaatagttataattttagaattgaaGATTTAAGAGGTCAATGTTATGATGGCGCAGCTTCTATGAGAAGATCATATAATGGTGTTCAAGCCAAAATAAGAACTGAAAATCCATTagcattttatattcattgccATGCTCATATTCTTAATCTTTGTTTAGTTGATTTGGCAAAACAAGTTTCATATGTAAGAAATACATTTGGAACATTAAAGGCTTTACATAGTTTTATTGGTGCTTCTTCTAAAAGACATGAAATATTTGAGCAATTATGGATAAAATTAGGCAATAAAAGTGGaccaaaaactttaaaaagttTGAGCGACACAAGATGGAGTTGCAGGTTAGATGCATTAAACTCAATTCTTTCCAATTTTACTATCATTCTCAAAACTCTTGAAAACATATCTGAAAAAGATTCAATTAATGGATCTGATGCTTCTTCGTTGCTTTTTTCcatatcaaattttgaatttgtgtTCTgtgtagtttttttaaacaatgtaaTGCGggaaactaatattttatcaaaatatttacaatcccCTAATGTTAATTATGCTAGTGTAAATACAATGACACTACAGACAGTagatattctaaataattatagatcaGATACAGAATTTAATGCAACTTGGAATAAAGCTATGGAAATAACaagaataaacaatataagcTCTCCAAAACTTgccagaaaaaaaactattccaCTGAAATTGGGAGGAGGTCAAGTTAATTCATCAAACATAATAAGTGTTCAagatatgtataaaatcaatatttataacgttgttttagatattataataaaagaaatacaagacagatttaaagaaaatgatCTTAATATACTACAAGCTATGAAGGATGTTATTATCAGTGAAAACCCTGAaaagaattcaataaaattagtatgtgaaacatataaaataggtgTTGATGAAGTCACTACTGAGCTTGCCATATTCAATCGGATGTTTAAGACCAAGTATAATGAGTTTaccatcaataataaaatagcataTTTGTTATGTGGTGATATACAAATAggatttattaactatacaaaaatagtaaaaatatttttaactataccaACAAATACTGCTACATGTGAAATATCATTTTCATGCTTAAAACGTTTGAAAAGTTATTTAAGAACTAGCATGGGCCAAGAACGTTTAAGCAGCTTAGCATCACTACAAATTCAACGATCAGTGCCaattgattttgataaaataattgacgAATTTGTTTCAAATGGAGTAGGAGGTAATCGAAaactaatgttaaaataataatttttatatttattttttaaaatttgtttaataaataaagtctTTAAATTAgttgttgattattattattttttcagcaatataaaatatgtgtaaataatatttatactatttccttttttaaactacatattatttaacaatattggtAGTTACCAACTACCTACAATTAGTTTCTATCTAAACCatacaatgaataaattataagacgtGTGTAAAACCAAATGATtctatatagtgtatacaatacatacaataaaaatatatttaaacccGGGGGGCTTAAGATTTTGCCCCCCCTTGATTTTTTCCCAATTAGgccactgtatataatatttgtaataataaggtacttaatttatatcaaaaatttacCTTGCGTTCAATACTTAAAGCACTTCGCCTTGAAGGTTCTAACATAAACGGTCTAACCTTATCTATTAGGTTTTTACATAGTTCTTTAAATAGTCGATACATACCTAAGAACTGCCATCacttaaatctaaaaacagtggagcataataaaatattaatttataatttgcatGCAGGTAGATAATAGGTTAGGTACCACCTGCACctactttttatataacttattaatattatttatttaaaataggtatataatgtgaCTTACGTTGAAATGGATCTAGTGCTTCACGAGCATTGAGAACAATATCAGCAGCATCCATTTCTAATAACTCTAGGTTATTAATTGcttgtaaattttcaaacaaatctaaaatacaattgaTTGTGATTATATTGCtcctacaacaataatatgtatttagtattttggtcataataaataactgattggaatatactaaaataacttttagatatttaataagagatattgaaaaatatatcataactattagctcttataaaaaaatttcaatagattctgaacgaagtgatgaatgtattgattttacaatgatgtatgtattttttttgtctgtgtacagcataactagtcgaaataatgcttcaattttaaactttgggggtggtttccgatggaaaaaggaaaatccttggtgcattatagagatcaaaagtaaacattttccaactgttttaaaaaaaatcgataaatacaacaaaaaagtgacgggaaaacgggaatttttacgcaaaaccagttttagaccaaatcgattttttatatagttgtaattcaaaaaccaatcactgtaaatacttgaaattttcaccaaatttttatgttagtgttatctatatacagtcaaattttcaaatattttgactttttttgagttatttatagaccattgaaattttcgatttttatgcgaattttttttttgaagtgtcggtaaaaaaattttggatgaccaaaaaaacttgaaaattcaatacaaggttccttatgagttgttcttattgtagctaaaaaaaattaaaaatcgtttgtcacaat
This region of Aphis gossypii isolate Hap1 unplaced genomic scaffold, ASM2018417v2 Contig00485, whole genome shotgun sequence genomic DNA includes:
- the LOC126554401 gene encoding uncharacterized protein LOC126554401, whose protein sequence is MTQNNDLLSSELNKWTKSMLVDYIVAQTLPVGVKLSDDLSKFLKDSSSDPVLPPHGNSVDIANILQSVVVELKSVALSNAKLHDKLNHLNAAPNAQTPKSNAQLFKVPVDVHPNSVTGIRSTQPTNQLTASQSSSVKSKFIVGSVKNSSSKLSSVPVRKHVDIFASRLDPSVTTALLESELFNGYPDVTINKMVTRHPSYSSFHIRLPADKLDIVLNPAFWPDDDSRRHSKKLISSCSSTCPPLSVAYAPPTFRSGVVKHREKLISQGVKLPIGYYQNCRGLRTKLCLFKCNVAVFNYIFICLTETWLTNSFQDTELGLHYYVVFRCDRSSQSSNFSRGGGVLVAIRNDVVHNLLPALINNVEYLFVKFYVNNNAYIVCSVYIPPSSPIPVYESFMSAAQYIIDANPGSVFIFSGDFNLPDLSWSNDDFGLIYSSSGPVVHCVPDVFAYNNFFQLNHIPNSNGNFLDLVFSNDSRIIIEKSVTGVVPCDPYHPALVFMIHFVDDLPSIDRCHKYYNFRKACYPRISAFLSSFNWLETLATTDIDSATCALYDALHCCVTSFVPLVVFKPSKFPSWFSKNLKNIVFAKKEMHAKYKASRNPADYNKFSNLRAQYKYYYKKCYKTFLDNTENKLKVNPRLFWDFVRKRRSSNGIPNSVHLNDLTATGPESISSLFSSYFNSVYVPPQQVAYLLFHLRSILYHLTASLVSMMSRTG